The following proteins come from a genomic window of Iamia sp. SCSIO 61187:
- a CDS encoding ArgE/DapE family deacylase, protein MAIDWRSRVLDEVGAQRPAMVTALADLIRTPSQTGTAAEHEAQAAMASALAADGLEVDHWELPLAELRSDPDFPGTEAPRTEGWGVVGRLPGSGSGSDGGRTLLLDGHIDVVPPGDPATWTHPDPYSGELTATEVRGRGACDMKGGLLAARWAVRALAATGVPLAGDVLLASVEGEEDGGLGTFGLLRRGWTADVCVVPEPTALDLVPACAGALTFRLRIRGRAAHASRRTEGVSAIEKLVPVLAALAALETERNVGADPLLDRWGIAYPLSLGVVRAGDWASTVPDLLEAEGRLGVALDEDPAVAQAALEAAVAEACAADPWLRQHPVEVEWWGGQFASGRLPSESDLGERVAAHHHEVTGAPAATWAGPFGSDLRLLTGLGGIPTVHYGPGDVDLAHAPDEAVPLAEVEVTARVLALLALEVCGPR, encoded by the coding sequence GTGGCCATCGACTGGCGTTCCCGCGTCCTCGACGAGGTCGGCGCCCAGCGCCCGGCCATGGTGACGGCGCTGGCGGACCTCATCCGCACGCCGAGCCAGACCGGCACGGCGGCCGAGCACGAGGCCCAGGCCGCCATGGCCTCGGCGCTGGCGGCCGACGGGCTCGAGGTCGACCACTGGGAGCTGCCCCTCGCCGAGCTGCGGTCCGACCCCGACTTCCCCGGCACCGAGGCACCGCGCACCGAGGGGTGGGGCGTCGTCGGCCGGCTGCCCGGATCGGGCTCCGGCTCCGACGGTGGGCGGACGCTCTTGCTCGACGGGCACATCGACGTCGTCCCGCCCGGCGACCCGGCCACGTGGACCCACCCCGACCCCTACAGCGGCGAGCTCACCGCCACCGAGGTCCGGGGGCGCGGCGCCTGCGACATGAAGGGTGGGCTGCTGGCGGCGCGCTGGGCCGTCCGGGCGCTGGCCGCCACCGGGGTGCCCCTGGCCGGCGACGTGCTCCTGGCCAGCGTCGAGGGCGAGGAGGATGGTGGGTTGGGCACCTTCGGGCTGCTGCGGCGGGGCTGGACCGCCGACGTCTGCGTCGTCCCCGAGCCGACCGCGCTCGACCTGGTGCCGGCCTGCGCCGGCGCCCTCACCTTCCGGCTCCGCATCCGGGGTCGCGCCGCCCACGCCTCGCGGCGGACCGAGGGCGTGAGCGCCATCGAGAAGCTGGTGCCGGTGCTCGCCGCCCTCGCCGCCCTGGAGACCGAGCGCAACGTCGGGGCCGACCCCCTCCTCGACCGGTGGGGCATCGCCTACCCCCTGTCGCTGGGGGTGGTGCGGGCGGGCGACTGGGCCTCGACGGTGCCGGACCTGCTCGAGGCCGAGGGCCGCCTCGGCGTCGCCCTGGACGAGGACCCGGCCGTGGCCCAGGCCGCCCTCGAGGCGGCGGTGGCCGAGGCCTGCGCCGCCGACCCGTGGCTGCGCCAGCACCCCGTCGAGGTCGAGTGGTGGGGCGGCCAGTTCGCCTCCGGTCGCCTCCCGTCCGAGAGCGACCTGGGCGAGCGGGTGGCGGCCCACCACCACGAGGTCACCGGGGCCCCGGCGGCGACGTGGGCCGGTCCCTTCGGGAGCGACCTCCGGCTGCTCACCGGTCTGGGCGGCATACCCACCGTCCACTACGGCCCGGGCGACGTCGACCTGGCCCACGCCCCCGACGAGGCCGTCCCCCTGGCCGAGGTCGAGGTCACGGCACGGGTCCTGGCGCTGCTCGCCCTGGAGGTGTGCGGCCCGCGCTGA
- a CDS encoding haloalkane dehalogenase → MDTSRTPDAAFADLPDFPFAPHYVEVDDGDGGTLRVHHLDEGPADAAPVLLMHGEPSWSFLYRHVIPPLVAAGHRVIAPDLVGFGRSDKPTSVDDYTYARHVEWMRQALFDRLDLRAITFFGQDWGGLVGLRLVAAEPDRFARVAIGNTGLPTGHGAPSEAFLAWQRFSQETETFPVGQIINGGCTTDLAPEVIAAYDAPFPDEAAKAGARIFPALVPTSPDDPAAPDNQAAWAVLERFEKPFLLAFSDADPITGGGDAVFRERVPGAADQDHVTIEGGGHFLQEDRGAELGRVLVDFIARTG, encoded by the coding sequence ATGGACACATCCCGCACCCCCGATGCCGCCTTCGCCGACCTGCCCGACTTCCCGTTCGCACCCCACTACGTGGAGGTCGACGACGGCGACGGCGGGACGCTGCGCGTGCACCACCTCGACGAGGGCCCGGCCGACGCCGCGCCCGTCCTCCTGATGCACGGCGAGCCCTCGTGGTCGTTCCTGTACCGCCACGTGATCCCGCCGCTGGTCGCCGCCGGGCACCGGGTGATCGCCCCCGACCTCGTCGGGTTCGGGCGGAGCGACAAGCCCACCTCCGTCGACGACTACACCTACGCCCGCCACGTGGAGTGGATGCGCCAGGCCCTGTTCGACCGGCTCGACCTGCGCGCCATCACCTTCTTCGGCCAGGACTGGGGCGGGCTCGTCGGCCTGCGACTGGTGGCGGCCGAGCCGGACCGCTTCGCCCGGGTCGCCATCGGCAACACCGGTCTGCCGACCGGCCACGGCGCACCGAGCGAGGCCTTCCTCGCCTGGCAGCGGTTCTCCCAGGAGACCGAGACGTTCCCCGTCGGCCAGATCATCAACGGCGGCTGCACGACCGACCTCGCCCCCGAGGTGATCGCCGCCTACGACGCCCCGTTCCCCGACGAGGCGGCCAAGGCCGGGGCCCGGATCTTCCCCGCCCTCGTCCCCACCAGCCCCGACGACCCCGCCGCCCCGGACAACCAGGCGGCGTGGGCGGTGCTGGAGAGGTTCGAGAAGCCGTTCCTCCTCGCATTCAGCGACGCCGACCCCATCACGGGCGGCGGCGACGCCGTCTTCCGGGAGCGGGTCCCGGGGGCCGCCGACCAAGACCACGTCACCATCGAGGGCGGGGGCCACTTCCTCCAGGAGGACCGGGGGGCCGAGCTCGGCCGGGTCCTGGTCGACTTCATCGCCCGCACCGGCTGA
- a CDS encoding helix-turn-helix domain-containing protein: protein MTDGLQDVLLAVGPRLRALRQEAGATLAQVAETTGISVSTLSRLESGQRRPTLELLLPLSQTYQVPLDDLVGAPPVGDPRVEARPFDRHGSTWVPLSQQAGGPQAFKQTMPVGYGAGPVELKVHEGYDWVYVLSGRVRLVLGDHDLVLTPGEAAEFDTRVPHAFGNAGDEPAELICLYGPQGERMHVRASPRRRDQA, encoded by the coding sequence GTGACCGACGGCCTCCAGGACGTGCTGCTCGCCGTGGGGCCGCGCCTGCGGGCCCTGCGCCAGGAGGCGGGCGCCACCCTCGCCCAGGTGGCCGAGACGACCGGCATCTCGGTGAGCACCCTGTCGCGCCTGGAGTCGGGCCAGCGCCGGCCCACCCTCGAGCTCCTGCTGCCGCTCTCGCAGACCTACCAGGTGCCCCTCGACGACCTGGTCGGGGCCCCGCCGGTGGGCGACCCCCGGGTCGAGGCCCGCCCCTTCGACCGCCACGGCTCGACGTGGGTGCCGCTCAGCCAGCAGGCCGGGGGCCCGCAGGCGTTCAAGCAGACGATGCCCGTCGGGTACGGCGCCGGGCCCGTCGAGCTCAAGGTCCACGAGGGCTACGACTGGGTGTACGTCCTCTCCGGCCGGGTGCGCCTGGTCCTCGGCGACCACGACCTGGTCCTGACGCCGGGTGAGGCGGCCGAGTTCGACACCCGGGTGCCCCACGCCTTCGGCAACGCCGGCGACGAGCCGGCCGAGCTGATCTGCCTCTACGGCCCCCAGGGCGAGCGGATGCACGTCCGCGCCAGCCCCCGTCGTCGCGACCAGGCCTGA
- a CDS encoding alpha-hydroxy-acid oxidizing protein: protein MHRHPVRPGLSWADVDWLRSVWDGPLVIKGVQTVADAVLAADASRRRRRAARTFCRADRSSASAGRDRTDPVAGRRCSVALAAHRGALTATGRIGRQAWSRRRGLARTCIRSPWGP, encoded by the coding sequence CTGCATCGGCACCCAGTTCGACCCGGGCTCTCCTGGGCCGACGTCGACTGGCTCCGCTCGGTCTGGGACGGGCCCCTCGTCATCAAGGGCGTCCAGACCGTCGCCGACGCGGTGCTGGCGGCCGACGCCAGCCGGCGGCGGCGAAGGGCTGCCAGGACGTTCTGTCGCGCTGACCGCTCATCCGCGAGCGCTGGCCGCGACAGAACCGATCCGGTCGCCGGCCGACGCTGTTCTGTCGCGCTGGCCGCCCATCGAGGAGCGCTGACCGCGACAGGACGGATCGGGCGTCAGGCCTGGTCGCGACGACGGGGGCTGGCGCGGACGTGCATCCGCTCGCCCTGGGGGCCGTAG
- a CDS encoding acyl-CoA dehydrogenase family protein, whose amino-acid sequence MPAPGMHSGLPTDDAMNLAMSEHAVPLFEAVKAFIATEVDPITEEFFRLGEGRAEHWGYGEGQLELLDSVKAKAKANGLWNFFLPDAETGEGLSNLDYAYIANELGKNPLASECLNCSAPDTGNMEVLERVGTPEQKERWLKPLLAGDIRSAFAMTEPDVASSDAKNIACSAVLDGDEWLINGEKYYISGAGDPRCKIMIVMVETNPDGPPHRRQSQILVPMDTPGVEILGAMHVFGEDDAPHGHMHLRFSDVRVPAENMLLGEGRGFEISQVRLGPGRIHHCMRSIGAAERALELMVRRGLNREAFGKPLARLGKNVEVIAKARIEIEAMRLMVLRAAKAMDTLGNAEARVWVSAVKAMVPVRVCEIIDEAIQIHGATGVSQWTPLARMYAAQRTLRLADGPDEVHWHVVGRAELARYAEDSAPAVGKHAGMGFQFSGP is encoded by the coding sequence ATGCCCGCCCCCGGGATGCACTCCGGTCTGCCGACCGACGACGCCATGAACCTGGCCATGTCCGAGCACGCCGTGCCGCTGTTCGAGGCCGTGAAGGCCTTCATCGCCACCGAGGTCGATCCCATCACCGAGGAGTTCTTCCGGCTCGGGGAGGGCCGGGCCGAGCACTGGGGCTACGGCGAGGGCCAGCTCGAGCTGCTCGACTCGGTGAAGGCCAAGGCCAAGGCCAACGGGCTGTGGAACTTCTTCCTCCCCGACGCCGAGACGGGCGAGGGCCTCTCGAACCTCGACTACGCCTACATCGCCAACGAGCTGGGCAAGAACCCGCTCGCCTCGGAGTGCCTGAACTGCTCGGCCCCCGACACCGGGAACATGGAGGTGCTCGAGCGGGTCGGCACCCCCGAGCAGAAGGAGCGGTGGCTGAAGCCCCTGCTCGCCGGGGACATCCGCTCCGCCTTCGCCATGACCGAGCCCGACGTGGCCAGCTCCGACGCCAAGAACATCGCCTGCTCGGCCGTGCTCGACGGCGACGAGTGGCTCATCAACGGCGAGAAGTACTACATCTCCGGCGCCGGCGACCCCCGCTGCAAGATCATGATCGTGATGGTGGAGACGAACCCGGACGGGCCGCCCCACCGCCGGCAGTCGCAGATCCTGGTCCCCATGGACACCCCCGGGGTCGAGATCCTCGGCGCCATGCACGTCTTCGGCGAGGACGACGCCCCCCACGGGCACATGCACCTGCGGTTCTCCGACGTCCGCGTGCCGGCCGAGAACATGCTGCTGGGCGAGGGCCGCGGCTTCGAGATCTCCCAGGTGCGCCTGGGGCCGGGTCGCATCCACCACTGCATGCGCTCCATCGGTGCCGCCGAGCGGGCCCTCGAGCTGATGGTCCGCCGGGGCCTGAACCGCGAGGCCTTCGGCAAGCCCCTGGCCCGGCTGGGCAAGAACGTCGAGGTCATCGCCAAGGCCCGCATCGAGATCGAGGCCATGCGGCTGATGGTGCTCCGGGCCGCCAAGGCCATGGACACCCTCGGCAACGCCGAGGCCCGGGTGTGGGTCAGCGCGGTGAAGGCCATGGTGCCGGTCCGGGTGTGCGAGATCATCGACGAGGCCATCCAGATCCACGGGGCCACCGGCGTGTCCCAGTGGACGCCGCTGGCCCGCATGTACGCCGCCCAGCGCACGCTGCGCCTGGCCGACGGGCCCGACGAGGTCCACTGGCACGTCGTCGGTCGGGCCGAGCTGGCCCGCTACGCCGAGGACAGCGCCCCCGCCGTCGGCAAGCACGCCGGCATGGGCTTCCAGTTCTCCGGTCCCTGA
- a CDS encoding LuxR C-terminal-related transcriptional regulator, producing MTAHPPQDADKDTDRRSSVPDARDILGQAKGILMERHAIDDTKALDVLEHLSRARDIPVCEAAALLVRSRRQLPSALGRRPSDPAGDDGPGWPGKEAGLTERESQVLVLASEGLTNAEIGAALFLGRETVKTHLSRAYAKLGVRNRAGAVAFLLRPSDDAAEVEPPHQ from the coding sequence ATGACCGCACACCCCCCGCAGGACGCCGACAAGGACACCGATCGCCGGTCCTCCGTGCCCGACGCGCGAGACATCCTCGGGCAGGCCAAGGGCATCCTCATGGAGCGGCACGCCATCGACGACACCAAGGCCCTCGACGTGCTCGAGCACCTCTCCCGGGCGCGCGACATCCCGGTGTGCGAGGCCGCCGCCCTGCTGGTGCGGAGCCGCCGCCAGCTCCCGAGCGCCCTCGGTCGCCGGCCGAGCGACCCGGCCGGCGACGACGGACCCGGATGGCCGGGGAAGGAGGCCGGTCTGACCGAGCGGGAGAGCCAGGTCCTGGTGCTGGCCTCCGAGGGCCTGACCAACGCCGAGATCGGCGCCGCCCTGTTCCTCGGGCGGGAGACGGTCAAGACTCACCTCAGCCGGGCCTACGCCAAGCTCGGCGTGCGCAACCGGGCCGGCGCCGTCGCCTTCCTGCTGCGGCCCTCCGACGACGCCGCCGAGGTCGAGCCGCCGCACCAGTGA
- a CDS encoding dihydrofolate reductase family protein, with product MRTLIVTAFVSTDGVMEAPGGGDHRSAGWTFKEVEFVEEAYEIKGREQQEAGALLLGRRSYEEFAPVWPTMDEFTEYNAMPRYVVSTTLAEGDPRWPATVLRSIDEVAALKQTDGAPILVHGSAVLGAALADAGLVDRYHLLEFPVLLGAGQRLFSETDKDATKLALVEHDVYSNGVVKKVYDVVR from the coding sequence ATGCGCACCCTGATCGTGACCGCGTTCGTGTCCACCGACGGCGTGATGGAGGCGCCCGGCGGCGGCGACCACCGCAGCGCCGGGTGGACGTTCAAGGAGGTCGAGTTCGTCGAGGAGGCCTACGAGATCAAGGGCCGAGAGCAGCAGGAGGCGGGCGCCCTGCTGCTGGGCCGCCGCAGCTACGAGGAGTTCGCCCCCGTCTGGCCGACGATGGACGAGTTCACCGAGTACAATGCCATGCCCCGCTACGTCGTGTCGACCACCCTGGCCGAGGGCGATCCGCGCTGGCCGGCGACCGTGCTGCGCTCGATCGACGAGGTCGCCGCCCTCAAGCAGACCGACGGCGCCCCGATCCTCGTCCACGGGAGCGCCGTGCTCGGCGCCGCCCTGGCCGACGCCGGGCTGGTCGACCGCTACCACCTGCTCGAGTTCCCGGTCCTGCTGGGTGCGGGCCAGCGGCTGTTCAGCGAGACCGACAAGGACGCCACCAAGCTGGCGCTCGTCGAGCACGACGTCTACTCCAACGGCGTCGTGAAGAAGGTCTACGACGTCGTCCGGTGA